From the genome of Planctomycetota bacterium:
ACCTGGAGCACCACGCCCCCGCACTCGAATCGCTGGCCGGCGTAGGCGGACGACGGCTGGTCGGGCACCATCAGCGTGGCCTTGAGCCGCCCGCTCTGGATCGTGAACTCTCCCGCCTTGATCTCGGCTTCGGTCAATGGCCTGCCCTTTCCATCTGGCCGGGCCTTCTGCCACGGCGCGCACGCCGCGGCCAGCAGCGCCGCGCACAGCATGCCCATGCTTCGTGCAACCATTGTGCTTCTCCCCTACCGAGTGATCTTCACCGCGATGTCCCGAGAGAATGCGGGAATCCTGAGGTCCAGACCGTTCGCCGCCTTGGCCTTGTCGGGCGCGGCGGGCTTGCCGTCCCAGGTGTTCCACCACTCGACCTTGTAGTCGCCGGGGGCGAGGCCCTGGAGGGTGAGCGTGGCGCCGGTGATCTCGGCGGGCTTCGCGCCCTCGTGGGCGATCTTCCACCACGTGGCTTGGGGGTCGGAGACCCAGAGGTAGGCGCAGCCGTCGCCCTGAAGGCCTACGAGCCGCAGCCCTTTGTCCACCGTGGCCGTTGCGGAGCGCAGCTTCGCGGTGGTGTAGGGGATATCCTTCACGAAGGCCGAGACCGGCTTGTAGTGGTGGTACTGGTTCCTCTTGTGCACGTCGTCCCACCACCAGCTCATGACGGTGCTGGACATGCCGGAGAGGGCCGAGGCCCAGAGGGCGTTGTGGAGGTGGGTGTAGTCCGTGTCGGCGTCGTATTCGGGCGAGCGGCCCCACTTGTCGTCGGCGAGGCCGAACTCGCTGAAGAGCACGGGCTTGTTCGGCGCGGCCTCGCGGGCGAGCTTGACGCGCGAGAGCACGCTGGCCACCTCGTCCTTGAACAGGTCCTTCTCGGCGGGGCGCATGTAGTAGTGGAAGTCGGCGGTGTCGAGCTTCGGATGCTTGTAGTCGCGCGAAGGCGAGTGCCAGGTGCTGGTGCAGCGGATGCGGCCGTAAGGGTCGAGGCTCGTGACCTGGTCGCCCAGTTCGCCGTAGAAGCGTTCGAGGGGCAGGCCGGGGTCCTGCTCGTTGAAGTACTCCCAGGCGGCGACGTGGGGCGAGTAGCCCCAGCGGGCGACGAAGTAGCGCACCAGGTTCCTCGCGTGGCCGAGCATGCGTTCGTAGGCGGGGCTGCCCGCGTTCCGCAGGTTCTTCATGTAGTGGTCGCGGGTGAGCATGGTGAGCTGGAGGTAGACGCCCGCGGCCTCCGCCGTCTCGACCAGCGCGTCCACGATGCGGCAGTCGAGGGGGTTGTACCAGCCGAGGAGCGGGCGATTGGGGTCGGCTTCCCAGAGCAGTTCGGGGCCGCCGGCGGCCTCGCGGAGCGAGAGATCGCGGAGATACGTGGTGCCCTTGGCCGTCGAGCGGAAGGCCAGGCGCTCGAGCCACCACTGGTTGTCGCGGGTCCCGAACTCGTGCTGGAACGGCGTCCAGCCCTTGCCGCCCTTGAGCTCGATGGTGCCGCCTGCGCCGAGGTCAAGGGCGATGCCCGCGCCCGAGGCGTTTCGCACCTTGCCCGTCAGGCGGTACTTCGTGCTGGCCTTGACGGCCAGGGGCCTCGTGGGTTGGAAGGTGATCGCCGCGTTGGCGTCGCCGATGATGGCCAGGCAGCGGTCGTCGGAGTGGAAGCCGTCGCGATCGGGCATGGCCACGATAGGCGGGTCCCAGCTCCACGAGCGGCCCCAGCCGCTCTTGCGGGCCTCGACGGCCATCGCCCAGTCCTCGCAGCAGCACCAGATGCGCGCGTAGTTTGCGCCGTTGTCACCTAGCTTCTGGAGCATCTCGCCCTGCTTGTAGGAGTCGGTGATGAAGGCCACGTTCTGCCCGATGGGGAAGAAGGGGGAACCGTCGGTGAACTCCAGGAAGCGGGGGTCCTTGGCCGACACGCGCACGAAGCCCCTCCCCTGCCCTGGCGTGCACTGGAAGTCGGCCGGGGCCGAGCGGACGGTGCCATCGCGGGTCGTCACCACAGCGGCGGCCGACCAGTTGCCCGTCTCGTTCGGGGCGAAGCGCGCCCGCCAGCCGGGCGCGCCGCTGGGGTAGAGCCATTCGGTGGGGCGGCCGCTGTGCGGCCGCTGCTCGCGCTCGACGGGCTGGAACCAGAAGGCAGGGTAGACGAGCTTCTTGCCGCTGGGCGCCGTGAGCTCGAGCGACACGTCCGCCTCGGCCGCATCGTACGGGTTGACCGCGGCGATGTTGGTCGTGATGGCGAACTCGATCCTGCCCAGGCGCGCGACCTGCTTCGCGGCGGCCTCGATGGCCACCTGCCGCTCCGCGGCGCTGGCCGCCAGACAGAGTCCCTGGATGATGAAGGCGATGCGGCTGGCTCGGCTCATGGCGGCGTTCTCCCTTCGAGTTGCGCGGGCTGGGCGCCCGCCCAGCCGGCCACTTCGGGCATGTGCACCATGGCGAACGACATCTGGATCGGGTAGTTGCACACGCAGCCGACGGCGTAGTCGGGCACGCTGAGGATGCCGTCGGCGGCGATGAGGCTGTTCGAGCAGCCCGAGCGCGCGTTGCGCACGTGGTGGCGCTCCCCCGTCGCCGCCTCCACGTAGCAGACCGTGCGGTCGCGCAGGAAGTAGAGGTGTTCGCCGCCAACGGCGTAGTTGCAGCCGCCGCGGGGCAGGAGCGGCACGCTGCCCTTGGGCCCGCCGGTGCGCGCGTCGTAGACATTGCCGTTCTGGTCCACGAAGGCGTCGCCCCGCAGGATGAGGGGCTGGGCGCCGACGCGGCCCTCCCAGGCAGGCTTGCCGCTGGCGGCGTCGAAGGCGCGGGCTTGGCTGAGCTTGCCAGTGAGCAAAAGGCCCAGGCCGTCACACAGAGCCAGCCAGTCGTCGTTACCGCGGATAGCGGTCCAACCGCCGGGCCCGTAGACGCGGAAGGGGGTCTCAATGGTGCGGCTCCAGCGCACGGCGCCCGAGCGGGCGTCGAGGGCGAGGATTTCCGAGGAGGCGGTCTTCGGCGCCTCCTTCGGGTCGGTGAGCGCGGCCGTGAGGGTCGGGGAGGGCGAGTCGATGGCGAACACGGTCCCTCCCCCCAGGGCGAGGGCATGGTTGTTGAAGCGGTGCGTCGCCTGCCGCGTCCAGAGGGCCGCGCCCGTCCTGCGGTCGAGGGTGACGAGGGCCGTGCTGTCCCAGAGCCCCTTCTCGATGATGCGCACCTTCTCGAAGGCATAGGCGATGAGGACGACGTCGTCGCCCACGCGGATGTCGGAGACGAGGGGCTTGCGGCCCTTCTCGTCCTGGGCCTGGAAGGTGAACTTCGTCTTCTCGATGCCCGTGGCGGGGTCGAGGACGATGCAGGCGTCGCCCGCGGCCACGTAGACGCCGTCGGGCTGCGCGGCGAAGCGGGTGAACGCCTCGGTCTTGACCTTCCACAGATGGCGGCCCGTGTAGGCGTCGTAGGCGAAGAGCGCGCGCATCGGCAGCGAGTAGGCGAACACGCGGCCGCCCACGACTTGCGGCTTCACGCCGATGCCGTAGTCGTTGTTCGTCCAGAACTCGTCCTCGCCGCCCTGGCCGTACCAGAGGATGCCGAGCGGGGGCTTGACGAGCTGGTCCTTCGAGAAGTAGGACCGGCGGGCGTCGGCGCACTCGTGGGTCCACCAGGCCGAGCCGGGCAGCGGGCCGTCGCGCTTCACCACCCCGGCCTCGTTTCCCTCTTCGACGATGAGAGTGCCGCCATAGGGGTGCAGAACCTCGCGGAGTCTCTCGGCCGCGTCCCTGTTGGGGAAACCCGTTTCCGAGACGATCAGGCTGGCGAGATAGGGCGGCAAGGGGAAGGCGAAGGGGTCGCCGACGAAGAGCTCGGCTCGCGTGCCATAGATGCCTGCCGCCACCAGCTTCTCGTGGAAGGCCCGCACCTTCGCGGCATCGGCGTCCACGCCGATCACCCGCACGTTCGGCTGCGCCGCCAGGCGGTAGAGCCACCGGCCGTCGTGGAGGCCGAGGACAAGGGCATAGCCCTGCGACGCCGGGAAGGAGCGTTCGGGAACCTGGGGCAGCGGTGCGGCCTCGAGGGGCCAGGTCGTTGTCTCCCTCTTGTCGCCGCCGAAGCAGAACAGGCCGCCCTCCTTCGTGGCGACGAAGAGCTTGCCGTCAGCGGCGGCGAGCGAGGAAGGTGTGCCGTCGAGGGCGTGTTGCCAGGCGACCTTCGGCTGGCCGCCCTCGGCGGGAAGCTCGACGGCGAGGAGGGTCTTGCCCGCGTGGCCGTAGAGGCGGTTGCCCGCCTTGATCAGCGTGTCGCTCACGGGCTTGCCCTTCGCGTGCTCGGTCTCCAGCTTCCACAGCTCGGGCAGGTCCCAGCGCCACGGCCTGGCGTCGTGAGTGCCGTAGAGCTTCGTCTCATATTCCGAGACGGCGGGACGTGTGAGGTCGTAGGCGTAGAAAGCACCCTGGTACGCGCCGTAGAGGATGCCGGGCGTGAGGGCGGCCCAGGCGGAGATGCCCGGCTGCTTGATGTAGTCGAAGATCGGCCCCTCGAACAGCTCGAACTTCTTGGGGTCGAAGCGGGCCGGCGCGTCCTTGCCTGCCTGGCCGAAGCGGCTGCCGACCTCGCGGCCCGTCGTGAGGTCCACGGCCCCCGCCCGGCCGACGAACGCCAGGTTGCCCACCACCGCCAGGCGGCAGTCGCCGCGGCGGTAGCCCTGCACGTAGCGCAGCACCTTGCCGGTCTTGCGGTCGAGCACGGCCGGCATCGAGCGGCCGTTCGGCACGACGAGCAGGTCGCCGGCCACGGCGAGGTGTCCCTGCGGCGCGAGGCCGGTGTCGAACAGCTCGTTGTGGTCAATGCGCACCTTCTCGATGAGCTGCGCCTCGGCATTGCGCCAGAGGACGCGGCCCGTCTCGGCCTCGACGGCGGCGACGAAGACGCCCAGCATCGGCCACAGGCCGGCGCCGAAGTAGATGACGCCGTCGGCGAGGACCGGGCCGCCGCGGACGGGCCAGTAGGAGATGAGGCGGCCGTTGCCGAGGTGGCGGCGTTCGGGCCGCTGGTCGGGCGCGCCCCTCACCTTCCAGCGGAGCGCGCCCGTCGCGGCATCGAGGCAGTAGAGCCAGCCGTCGTCGGAGCCGAAGCACACACGGCCGCCCCACGCCACGGGCGCGAGCCTCACGGGGCCGTTGGCGAGGAACGACCAGCGCTGCTCGCCTGTTTCGGTGTCGTAGGCCGCGAGCGTGCCGTGGTTCGCCGAGGCGAGGAAGAGCGTCGTGCCCAGCACGACGGGCTCGCACGAGGCGTCGAAGTGCAGCCGAGCCTCCCTCGGCCACGCGGGCACGGGCGGGGCGAGCCTGCGAACCCAGCGCAGGTGGAGTTCGGCGGGCAGGGCTTCGGCGGTCGTCCCGCTGCGCTGCGCGTCGCCCCGCCACGCGGGCCAGTCGGCGCCCGGGGCAGAGAGCGCTGGCAGGAACCCCAGCACGGCGATCAGCCGGGCACGTCGCATGTCGCCTCCTTGCCATTCAGCAGGAACAGCCCTTGGCGAGGCAGGATGGCGCGGACGGCGAGACCCTCGGGCGCGCGAACGCGCAGGGCAAAGGGCTTGCCGGCCTCGTTCTCCCATTGCACCTCCACGTCGCCCCGCGGCGTGGGCATCGCGCCGCGGCACCAGGTGAGGTCGCACGGGTGCGGCTCGACGATGGCGGGCTCGAAGCCCGGCCCGCCCGGGCGCACGCCGAGGACGTGGGTGCTGAGGAAGTACGTGGGCGCCGCCGACCATGCGTGGCAATGGCTCCGCGTGAGCCGGTCGCTCGTGCTCGACCAGGTTTCCCAGAACGTCGTCGCGCCCAGGTCCATCATCCGCCCCCAGTCGCGGCGGATCGTGTCGAGGAAGTCCTGGTGTCGTCCCTCGCGCAGGTAGCCCTCGAGAAGAAAGAACTCGAAGAAGGGGCTGCCCGCCTTCACGAAGCCCTCGGGGGGATTCTGCACGATGTCCCAGCAGCGGCGCGCGCGCGGGCCCCTGGCCACTCCGGCGATGTAGGCCGCCGTCTGCGTCTGCTGGCTGAAGACAGGGCTGTGGGCGCCGTCGCGCAGGCAGTCGGTGTAGGCGCGCCTCTCCTCATTCCAGAGGCGCGCGTTGATGGCGTCGGAGAGCCCGTCCGCCATCGCCCGCCACGATGCGGCGAGGGCGCCCTCGCCAAGCCAGTCGGCCAGTTCGGCCGCGTCGCGCAGGGCGTGGACCATCTGGCAGTTCTGGTGCGTCACCACGCCGCGGGGCGGGGTGTCCATCGGCGCCCAGTCGAACATGTTCCACGCCCGGATGTCGAGGAGGCCGTCGGCGTTGATGTGCTTCGCGAGGCCCTCGATGTTGCGGCGGATGAAGCCGAGCAGTGCCCGCCCCCGCTGGCGGTCGCCCGTGAAGAGGACGAACTCGCGGCACGAGCGCATCCACAGCAGGCTCCAGGCGGTGAGGACGTTCTGCCAGGCGCTCGGCACGTGGCTCTCGGTGACGGGCGAGCGGTCGAGGCTGTGCCCCGTCTGCTCGAGACAGTGGAACCACAGGCGGGGGTCGCCGTTCACCGCCCAGTCAATGAGGGCCTCGTTGCGCGCGTCGCCCACCCAGTGGGTCTGCTCGTAGGTGGGGCAGTCGGTGTAGGTGTCCTCGGCGCAGCAGCGCAGGGTGAGCGCGCCGGCGGCCCAGATGCGGTCGAGCTGCGCGTCGGAGCAGGCGAATCGCCCGCGTCGGTTCTGGGGATAGGTGCTGAAGACGACGTGAACGCCCCGAAGCTTCGCGGGGCCGGTGAGGTTGCGCAGGATGAGGTAGCTGTACTGGAAGCCGCGGCGCACGAGGCTGCGGAACGCCTGGGAGCCCTCGCGGCAGATGTACCGGAGGCTGTTGTTCATCCCCTCGGCCAGGTTGTAGCGGCCGTCGGGCTGGATGAACTCGAAGTTGTGGAAGTCGAGGATGGTGCCCTCGGGCGCGGCGACCTCGAAGGCGTGGCTGCCGATCAACTCGTGGCCGAAGTCGAGCAGCAGGCGCACGTCGCTGCCGCGGGCCGGCGGGTGTACGATGGTCCAATCGCTGCCCGAGAGCAGGCCATCGGCGTTTTCGAGCCGCATGTCGCCTGGCACCACGCGATCGGTGTAGGCCTGCACAAAGGCGTCGGCTTCAGGCAGGTGCTCGGGCCGCACGGGCTGGAAGCAGGCCTCGCGCGCCCAGGCGGACACGTCGCAGGCGTCCCAGAACGCCTCGCCGCGCGCGGAGGTGGCGCCGGAAACGAGCGGCTGGGCGAGCACGGCCGAGGCGTCCATGTGGCCTTCGGCCTGGCGGCGTTGGTCGTTGCGGAGTTCGAACGGCCCAAGGACGGCCCACGGGCTTCCGCCGCCCTCGCCGAGCGCGCGAAAGCGCAGCTCAGGCGGCCCGTCGAGCGCGACGACGAACTGCGGCAGGTGGTGCGCGGGCGGCCGGGCGACCAGGGAGTTCCAGCCCGCGTTCAGCGTCGCGCGCCCGTCCTCCACCAGCTTGCCATTCACCTTCATCGGGCCGGGGTGCTGGTGGGGGATGCGGAACGCCACGTCGGTCGCACACGGCGACCAGACCTGGGTGGCGAGGTAGTAGTGGGCGAAGACGAAGTTCGACGAGGAATCCTGCGGCGCGATGTAGGGCTTGGCGTAGATCGTGAAGCGGTGCGGGATCGAGCGGACTGCCTCGACGCTGACCAGCCGCTTCGGCAGGACCGGCTCCTGGGTGAGAAACGGGATGTCGCGCGGCAGCAGCTCGCAGTGGAAGCCGTCGTGGGCCGGGCGGAGGGCTTGCGCGCGCGGCCACGAGCCATCCTCGTAGCCGGGCTGCGTCCACGGCTCGGCCCGCCGCGCGTCGAACTGTTCTTCGAACGCCTCCTGCACGCTGATGCGGGGCGTCGCCGAGACGAAGCCTGGCGCGGCCTCCGCGAGCCAGGCTTCGTCGGTGAACACGGCGGTGCCCGCCAGGTCAATCTGCGCCAGGAGGCCCGGGGGGCCCGGAAGGTACTGGAACGTGCCCTCGCCGAAGTAGTTCACGAGCACGGCCAGCACGTTGTCGCCCCGCCGAAGGTGCGGCGCGAGGTCATAGGTGTCATATCGCCAGTGGGCCGGCCAGCAGCGGACCGGCCCGTGGCCGAGGTAGATGCCGTTGACGTAGGCGGTGTAGCGGGAGTCGGCGGTGAGGCGCAGCGTGGCCGGCCCGCTCTCGTAGGCGAAGCGGCGCCGGAATGCGACGAATGCGTTTCGCTGCGGCATCTTCTCCGCCGCCCATATCCACGACCCTTGCCAGGATGTCCGTGCCTCGGTCATGTTCCTGCTCTCTCTGGAATCGGTGATCGGCAGCCACTATTGACTCTTGCGCAGGCAATGCCAGGCTCTGTCATGCCGAGCGAACAGGAGCCACAAGAGGAGCCGTGCATGACAGAGTATATCGCATTGGACTGCCATAAGCACCACGCGCTGATGAAACGCGAGGAGGCGACGGGGAACTGTGCCCTGCGAGGCCGAGGAAGAATGGATGCGACACGCCCTCCGAACACGCTCATGCCTCCCCCAGAGGGCGAAGAGATGATGGCTCTTTGGGGTTTGGCGATCTCGCCTCGCCTGGCCGGTGGAGGGTGTGGGCACGCCCTCTCCTGGCGGACCTGGGGGTTCCTGGGGAGGGCTGTGCCGAGTGGCTGGCGGGCGTCGCCTGTCCATGCTGTATCAACCCTGTGAGGAGGAGAGTGATACAGCATGGGTAGATGGGCGAGAATGGGCGATTCTCGCGGCTCCGGCCATATTCGCTCATCTGTGGGATGAGCAAGCATGTGAGCGGGAATGGCCGGAGGGCGCAAGGCGTTGCGGCATAGAGGGTTATGGCAAGGCCTCGCCGCCGCAGCCCTCGTCCCGCGGTCCCCATCGGCTGCCGCGTCGGGATCGCCAGACCCTGATGAGCCAGATGATTGGGTTCGTGTCCCCACGAATCGTGCGTTCGCCCTCACCGCGAGTCCCCGCCGGGCGGGCCATCGGAGCAGGAGAGCCCGTGCCGCATCTGCGCGCACCGCCATCGAGCGCTTTCCCCCTTGACAGCCGCACTTTCAGAGATACTGCTCCGGCCGCGAACCGGGTTCTCAGCGGCCGGAACCACGGGGCGTCGGCCAGGGCCTCCAGCGTAGCCGCAAGCGTCCCGCTTGCGATGGTTCTCGACAACCGAGACGCTTGTCGCTACACGGAGGGATGCAGACTGATTCGCGGCCGGAGCAGCAACAAGCTTGTGCGCGCGCAGTCCGGCGAGCCGGTGAGCTAGGCCTCGACCTTCACGGCGCAGACCTGGAAGCGGCCGTCCACAGTGTCGTTGTAGAGCAGCCAGCGCGAGTCGGCCGAGAAGCCGGCCTCGACGTGCTGCCCGCGGAACGGCGCGTGGGGCGTGTGCACCGTGGCCACCGGCGCGAACTCCACCTTGGGACTCCCCCAGGCAAACGGCGCCAGGTGTACGAAGCGGTGTCCCTCGGTGCCTTCGCCGCAGACCCAGCGGCCGTCGGGCGACGCGGCGATGTGGGTGTGATAGCAGTTCAGCGGCTCGGAGAGGAACACCTCGTTGCCGGCGAGGTCGGCGATGCCCAGGCGCGCCGGCACAGGGGCGCGCTCGCACCAGGGCAGCTCGAAGAGTGTCGGGTCGCCGCGGCGGTCCTGGTACGTGTAGCCCACGTGCTCGCCGCCCGGCCACCAGAACTCGTGGGTCACGACCTCGAAGGTCTCCTGGTGGCGGATGCGCCGCAGCTCCGAGCCGTCCACCCGCACCGTCCACATCCGCTGGCCCAGGCCCTCGAGCATGTCCTTGGCGAACCTCAGCAGGCCGGGGTCGGTGGGCGACGTATCGAGGTGGAAGAAGCAGAATTCGATCGACTCAGCGAGTCGGGTGACGGCGCCCGAGGCGAAGTCGTAGGCCCAGATGCGGCCGTGGCGCGGGCGGGCGAGGAAGCGCCAGAGGGCCGTGGCGTCGCGGGTGGTGGGCACGGGGGGCGAGGCGTCCTCCTGGATGTTCTGGCGCAGGATGACGGTGCGCCCGTCGCAGGTGACGTCGGAGAGGTGGCCGGGCGCCTCCTGGGGCACCTCGCCCACGGGCTGGGGCGAGCCGTCGGGCAGATCCACCGCCCACACCTTGCGGCCCAGCTCGGGCAGGAACCACAGGCGCCCGGTCTCTTCGTTGAGCTTGAGGAACTGCGCCACGAAGAGCTTCTTGGGCCTCACGTCGCCGCTGTCGGGGTCCAGGAGCACCACGTTGCCGTCGCTGTGGCGGCCCCAGGCGAGCACGAAGCCGCCCGGCACGCGGCGAGGAAGGCGGAAGTAGCCCAGCGTGGCGCCCTGCGGCAGATCGGTGAGCTGCCGCACGGCGCGTCCCGTGTGCGGATCAACCCATTCCTGCATGCGGAGGCCCTCGTCCTGAGTCGCTGGGGCGCGCCCTCGCGCCCCGACCTGGAGTATACCGTGCGCGTCGCGCCGGCGCAACCTCCGGCCACGGGCTCATGGGCTGGGGGGAGCCGAGCTGCGCAGCGCGGCCCGCACCTTGGCCCACAGGGCCTCGATGGCCGCCTCATTCTCGGCGTAGAACCTGGTTTTCGAGCACTCGCGGCGCAGCCGGTTCAGGTGGCTCTCTGCCGTCAGCCACACGCGGTCGGACGCCGTGCGCTGGGCGTCGTTGAACAACTGCCTGGCCCAGACCTCCAGTGGGTCAATCGGCGCCTCGGGGGCGATGGCGGTCGTGGGGTCCACCTTGGGCACGGGCTTGGACCGCGGCCGCCGGCTGAACATGCCCGATGAGATGGCCACAATGCCCACGATCATGCCCACGCCCAGCAGCCCGCCGATGATCGTGTAGAGGACGATCCGATGCGCTTCTCGCTTGTGGGCGGCCACGAGTTCTTCCCGCGATCGGTGCGCGTGCTCGCCGTGAGGGCCGCTGGCCGGCCCGTGCACGATGCGGCCGGGCGCGCGGGTGGGCTGTGTCTGCGCGGGCGGCGCGATGTCTGGCGCGG
Proteins encoded in this window:
- a CDS encoding PQQ-binding-like beta-propeller repeat protein, which encodes MRRARLIAVLGFLPALSAPGADWPAWRGDAQRSGTTAEALPAELHLRWVRRLAPPVPAWPREARLHFDASCEPVVLGTTLFLASANHGTLAAYDTETGEQRWSFLANGPVRLAPVAWGGRVCFGSDDGWLYCLDAATGALRWKVRGAPDQRPERRHLGNGRLISYWPVRGGPVLADGVIYFGAGLWPMLGVFVAAVEAETGRVLWRNAEAQLIEKVRIDHNELFDTGLAPQGHLAVAGDLLVVPNGRSMPAVLDRKTGKVLRYVQGYRRGDCRLAVVGNLAFVGRAGAVDLTTGREVGSRFGQAGKDAPARFDPKKFELFEGPIFDYIKQPGISAWAALTPGILYGAYQGAFYAYDLTRPAVSEYETKLYGTHDARPWRWDLPELWKLETEHAKGKPVSDTLIKAGNRLYGHAGKTLLAVELPAEGGQPKVAWQHALDGTPSSLAAADGKLFVATKEGGLFCFGGDKRETTTWPLEAAPLPQVPERSFPASQGYALVLGLHDGRWLYRLAAQPNVRVIGVDADAAKVRAFHEKLVAAGIYGTRAELFVGDPFAFPLPPYLASLIVSETGFPNRDAAERLREVLHPYGGTLIVEEGNEAGVVKRDGPLPGSAWWTHECADARRSYFSKDQLVKPPLGILWYGQGGEDEFWTNNDYGIGVKPQVVGGRVFAYSLPMRALFAYDAYTGRHLWKVKTEAFTRFAAQPDGVYVAAGDACIVLDPATGIEKTKFTFQAQDEKGRKPLVSDIRVGDDVVLIAYAFEKVRIIEKGLWDSTALVTLDRRTGAALWTRQATHRFNNHALALGGGTVFAIDSPSPTLTAALTDPKEAPKTASSEILALDARSGAVRWSRTIETPFRVYGPGGWTAIRGNDDWLALCDGLGLLLTGKLSQARAFDAASGKPAWEGRVGAQPLILRGDAFVDQNGNVYDARTGGPKGSVPLLPRGGCNYAVGGEHLYFLRDRTVCYVEAATGERHHVRNARSGCSNSLIAADGILSVPDYAVGCVCNYPIQMSFAMVHMPEVAGWAGAQPAQLEGRTPP
- a CDS encoding family 78 glycoside hydrolase catalytic domain encodes the protein MPQRNAFVAFRRRFAYESGPATLRLTADSRYTAYVNGIYLGHGPVRCWPAHWRYDTYDLAPHLRRGDNVLAVLVNYFGEGTFQYLPGPPGLLAQIDLAGTAVFTDEAWLAEAAPGFVSATPRISVQEAFEEQFDARRAEPWTQPGYEDGSWPRAQALRPAHDGFHCELLPRDIPFLTQEPVLPKRLVSVEAVRSIPHRFTIYAKPYIAPQDSSSNFVFAHYYLATQVWSPCATDVAFRIPHQHPGPMKVNGKLVEDGRATLNAGWNSLVARPPAHHLPQFVVALDGPPELRFRALGEGGGSPWAVLGPFELRNDQRRQAEGHMDASAVLAQPLVSGATSARGEAFWDACDVSAWAREACFQPVRPEHLPEADAFVQAYTDRVVPGDMRLENADGLLSGSDWTIVHPPARGSDVRLLLDFGHELIGSHAFEVAAPEGTILDFHNFEFIQPDGRYNLAEGMNNSLRYICREGSQAFRSLVRRGFQYSYLILRNLTGPAKLRGVHVVFSTYPQNRRGRFACSDAQLDRIWAAGALTLRCCAEDTYTDCPTYEQTHWVGDARNEALIDWAVNGDPRLWFHCLEQTGHSLDRSPVTESHVPSAWQNVLTAWSLLWMRSCREFVLFTGDRQRGRALLGFIRRNIEGLAKHINADGLLDIRAWNMFDWAPMDTPPRGVVTHQNCQMVHALRDAAELADWLGEGALAASWRAMADGLSDAINARLWNEERRAYTDCLRDGAHSPVFSQQTQTAAYIAGVARGPRARRCWDIVQNPPEGFVKAGSPFFEFFLLEGYLREGRHQDFLDTIRRDWGRMMDLGATTFWETWSSTSDRLTRSHCHAWSAAPTYFLSTHVLGVRPGGPGFEPAIVEPHPCDLTWCRGAMPTPRGDVEVQWENEAGKPFALRVRAPEGLAVRAILPRQGLFLLNGKEATCDVPG
- a CDS encoding DUF5060 domain-containing protein, producing the protein MSRASRIAFIIQGLCLAASAAERQVAIEAAAKQVARLGRIEFAITTNIAAVNPYDAAEADVSLELTAPSGKKLVYPAFWFQPVEREQRPHSGRPTEWLYPSGAPGWRARFAPNETGNWSAAAVVTTRDGTVRSAPADFQCTPGQGRGFVRVSAKDPRFLEFTDGSPFFPIGQNVAFITDSYKQGEMLQKLGDNGANYARIWCCCEDWAMAVEARKSGWGRSWSWDPPIVAMPDRDGFHSDDRCLAIIGDANAAITFQPTRPLAVKASTKYRLTGKVRNASGAGIALDLGAGGTIELKGGKGWTPFQHEFGTRDNQWWLERLAFRSTAKGTTYLRDLSLREAAGGPELLWEADPNRPLLGWYNPLDCRIVDALVETAEAAGVYLQLTMLTRDHYMKNLRNAGSPAYERMLGHARNLVRYFVARWGYSPHVAAWEYFNEQDPGLPLERFYGELGDQVTSLDPYGRIRCTSTWHSPSRDYKHPKLDTADFHYYMRPAEKDLFKDEVASVLSRVKLAREAAPNKPVLFSEFGLADDKWGRSPEYDADTDYTHLHNALWASALSGMSSTVMSWWWDDVHKRNQYHHYKPVSAFVKDIPYTTAKLRSATATVDKGLRLVGLQGDGCAYLWVSDPQATWWKIAHEGAKPAEITGATLTLQGLAPGDYKVEWWNTWDGKPAAPDKAKAANGLDLRIPAFSRDIAVKITR